AGTCAACCAACCAGCCAAATCCTCCATACGCCAAAACAAACCGTCCACGCTCTTGCCTCCTGCATGGCTAGCCGCCACACGCAAAATAGAGATTGAATAAGATATAGAGAAAACAGAGTAAACAGAGGATCCTCTTCCCCTCTGCCAACTCTGTTTTCTCTTATTTTAAAGAGTCTTTTCTCAGTCAAACAAGGAGCTAACCGAAAGCTGCTTATAAATACGAATCATGGCTTCTCCAAACATAGGCGCCACCGACAGCACTTTAATTTTATCCAATTTCTTTTCCGGCGGCAAGGGGATCGTATTGGTAATAATTAATTCCTCAATATTAGAGTCCTTAATGCGCTGTACCGCTGGCGGGCTCAGCACGGCATGGGTGCAACAAGCCAAAACCGACTTGGCGCCCAAGCGTTGCAGCGCTCTGGATCCTTCCGTCAGCGAGCCGGCCGTATCGACAATATCGTCAACCATGACTGCATTTTTGCCGTCAATATTGCCAATCAGGTTCATTACTTCCGCCACGCCCGGCATAGGACGGCGCTTTTCAATAATGGCAATCGGCGCATGCAAGCGGTCTGCCAACTGGCGCGCCCGTGTTACCCCGCCCAAGTCTGGTGAAACAACTACCAAGTCCTGTAAATTTTTTGTTTTCAAATAATCTGCTAAAATCGGCACCCCTGGTAAATGATCCAAGGGAATATCAAAGAATCCCTGAATTTGACCTGCATGAAGATCCATGGTAATGATCCGGTCCACTCCGGCTGTTGTAAGCAAATTGGCCATCAATTTGGCCGAAATAGGTTCCCGGCCTCTGGTTTTGCGATCTTGTCTCGCATATGCATAGTACGGCACAACCGCCGTTACCGAGCGAGCCGAGGCGCGTTTCACCGCATCCACCATGATGAGCAGTTCCATGACATGATCGTTAATATTGGGTCCGCAAGTAGGCTGTACAATAAAAACCGATTTACCTCGAACGCTTTGGTCAATCATGACCTGCGTTTCTCCATTGTTAAAATGCCCTACAAAGGCATCCCCTACCTTAATCCCCATATAGCTAGCCATTTCATGGGCCAGCTCCGGATGGGAATTCCCCGCAAACAAACAAATGTCCTCACTGCCTTGCAATACCATGTTTTTTCTTCCTGCCTTTCCTGCGTCTTTGCGCTATTTACGTTTTGCCGCCCAACCGTCAATATTCGCCTGTCGCGCCCGGGCCACGCCCAGAGCACTGGCAGGAATGTCTTTGGTAATCGTAGAGCCTGCCGCCACATAAGCGCCGGCACCTACCGTCACCGGCGCCACCAGGTTGCTGTTGCAGCCGACAAAGGCCTCGTCTTCAATCGTTGTACGATGCTTCTTTTTACCGTCGTAATTTACTGTAATCGTACCGCAACCAATGTTTACGCCGCCGCCCATATCGGTATCGCCAATATAACTCAAATGCGGCAGCTTGCTGCCAGGTCCCACCACCGAGTTTTTCACTTCCACAAAGTTCCCAACTTTGACGCCTGCCTGCAGCTTTGTATGCGGACGCAGATGCACATAAGGCCCCACTGTCACGCCTTCGGCCAGAACGCATTCATGCGCATAAGTGAAATGTACCGTACTGCCCTCGCCAACTTGCACATCTGTCAGCCGCGTATTAGGTCCAATGGTGCAGTTGCCGCCGATGATCGTTTTCCCTTCCAGCCAGGTAAACGGGTACAACACCGTATCTGCGCCGACACTGACATCGGCATCCACAAAGGTGCTGTCCGGATCCATCACAGTCACGCCCGCGACCATCAGCTCATTCACTTTGCGCCGACGCAGAATTTTCTCCGCCTGCGCCAGTTGCTGCCGGGAATTAATCCCAAGCGTCGCTTCATGATCCTCTGTACTATAGGCCCAGACACGTTTGCCTTGACCGCCTAAGATGCCAATGACATCAGTCAGGTAATACTCTCCTTGCTGGTTCTGGCAATTCACCTGCTGCAACGCCTGAAACAAAGACGTACTATCAAAACAATACATGCCTGTATTAATTTCATTCACTGCCAATTCGTCCGCGTTTGCATCTTTTTGTTCGACAATTTTCACCACGTCGCCAGCTGCATTGCGAATCACCCGCCCATATCCAGTCGGGTCCGGCATGACAGCCGTCAAAACCGTCGCCGCAGCACCAGCAGAAGCATGTGCTTCGCAAAGCTGTTGCAACGTTTCTTCCGTAACCAACGGCGTATCGCCGCACAGTACAAGCACCGAACCTCGGTGCCCTTCCAGGATACCTTGCGCCTGCAATACGGCATGACCGGTTCCCAATTGTTCTTCTTGCAGTACCGTTTCCGCTTGACCGGCGAGCAAGGTCTGCACTTTTTCACTGCCGAACCCGATAATAGCTACGCTGCGCGAACACCCAGCCTTGCGAGCTGCATCCAGCACATGCTGCACCATAGGTTTGCCGCCCACTTCATGCAAAACCTTCGGTAACGCTGATTTCATCCGGGTCCCCTTGCCAGCTGCCAAGATTACAGCTACCAATTCCCCCATTGTTTTACCCCCATTTCTCCTCGACCAACACTTGTTTTACAACCATGCCAGCCTCTCTATGTATCGCCAATTCCAGCGCAAAAAAGCCCATGGTAAAAAAGCTACACGAATTTGGCGAAAAAAGCAAGTCAACGCCACCCGTATATTATAATAAAAACAAGCATTCTTCGCTCTTTAGTAGCAATATCTCTTTTTTTCGGCAAGGATGCTTCGATTTACATCTTTCATTCAATCGGACGAATATCTATTTTCTTGCTCCACTCGTCTACTTCATGAAGCATGAGCAAGCTTGTATAGCCTTCCACCAGCTTGCGCTGCGGCTCAGCTGTCGCAATCAGCACGCCAGTGCCAACTACCTCCGCCCCTACTTCCATCGCCAAATCAGCCATGCCTTTAGCCGTACCGCCGGCTTTCATAAAATCGTCGATCAAAAGCACTCTCGCCCCGACAGGCAACGCGCGCTTAGGAAGCGACATGGTTTGAATACGCCGTGTCGAGCCACTGACATAGTTAATGCTCACCGAAGGCCCTTCGGTTACTTTACTGCCTTGACGCACAATGACCAGCGGCAGATCAAACGCCCTGGCTGTCATAAAAGCCAGCGGGATACCCTTGGTCTCCACCGTCATAATATAGTCCGGCCGCAAATGAGCCAGCCTAGTCATGAAAACTTCCCCGATCTGCGCCATCAACGCCGGTTGAAACAACAAATCCGTCATATACAAAAAGCCGCCTGCAATAATGCGTTCCGGTTCTTTCAACCGAAAAGCCAGTTCCTGCAAAACAGCCTGTTCTCTCTCTCCTTCGCGGCGAGGTAAAAAACGAACTCCCCCTGCTGCGCCAGCAACGGTTTCCAACGTGCCCAAACCAAACTGCTGCAGGGCCTGCTTGATGGTCACCATATCCTCGCTCAGCGTTGATTTGGCCGTGCCAAAACGCTCACTAAAATAGCTCAACGGGAAAAGACGGCTTGGCATATCTACGAGAAGCTTGGTTAATGCCACCACCCTCTCAATCCTCCGTACTTTTTCCACCACGGTTCCTCCCATTCGCATTTATTCCCGAATATTAAGTTCAATTATACCATTCATCTTACGCTTTTTCATCGTCTTAGGAAAATTTAATTTGAACAGAAGTAGATATAGGGTATGAAATAGCATTGAACAAGAAAACCGGAGTCGAGGGAGGGTTCGACAGAGGATTTTGGTTTTAATATAAACCGCAACCCTCATCGTGCCCTCATATTCTCCGATTCTCTTGTTCAACTTTCCCCAAATCCCCATCTAAGCGAAAAAGCACGGCATCAAAATGCCATGCTTTTAAAGTCTACTTAGCGTTCTTTGTTTTGCTGCTGCCGACGTTCATTGATATCCTGCAACAACGTCTGCTCCGAGTTGGCCATATGCTCTACCGCCAATTGCTGCGCCAAATCGACGTCGCGCGCCGCAATGGCTTCCACTAACTGCGTATGTTCTTCAATCGTCTTTTTCAAGCGTCCCGGATAAGCCATGGAGATAGTCCTGAAACGTGTCAGCTGCTCCCGCAAATTGTTGATAATGCCAACTAGCCGGTCATTGCGGCTGGCGCGGTACAAAATATCATGAAACTGGCCGTCCAGTTCCACAATTTTTTCCATATTGCCATTATCTACGCACGCACCGATCTGCACCAGCAAGCGCTCCATCTGCTCCAGCTCTTCCTCCGTAATGCGTTCCGCCGCCAGACCATTGGCCAGCGAATCCAGCGCTGAACGGACTTCAAACACTTCATTGATGTCTTTAATGGACAAATCCGCCACATACGTACCGCGGCGCGGAATCATAATCACAAAGCCTTCCAGCTCCAGCTTGCGAATCGCTTCGCGAACCGGAGTCCGGCTAACGCCAAGCTCTTCCGCCAACTGAATCTCCATCAAACGCTCTCCCGGGCGCAACACACCGCTAATAATCGCTTCCCGTAATGTCTCGCACACCACTTCCCGCAAGGGCTGGTAGCTATCTAATTTTACCGGCAACAATCTCCGTTCCATATCACTCACCATCCACTTTCCTCACTGTCTTTGCTGTAAAAATAGAGACTCTATCGCCCCAGCTACTACGGAGCCGCTCTGCTACGTCACCAGCTGCCTCTTCGTTTTCTGTCAGAGCAAATACTGTTGGGCCGCTGCCGGACATCAGGGAAGCCTTCGCGCCCTGGCGCAGCATATCGTCCTTCAATTTTTGAATCTCCGGGTGTTCACTAATCGTGACCGATTCTAAAACATTGCACAGCCGCGAAGCTATACCTTCTAAGCTCCCCTTTTGCAGCGCCGTTTTCAACCCTAACAAGTCTGGCCTCTGCTTTACCCTAGCCGCCGCAAAATGACCATAAACCCAGGCTGTTGAAACTGCCATAGGCAGCTTTGCCAAAACAACGCCGCAAACAGGCATCGCCGGCAATTCCTCCAGTTCCGTTCCTCTGCCAGTCGCAAGACGTGTGCCGCCTAAGAGGCAAAAGGGTACATCCGAGCCCAGCTGAGCTCCTAATTCCAAAAGCTCCTGCTGCGTCAACCCCGCCTGCCATAGCTTATTCACACCGCGTAGGACAGCCGCTGCATCGGCGCTGCCTCCAGCTAAACCAGCCGCTAACGGAATTTTCTTTTTCAATGTAATGGCTACGCCTTTAGCAATAGCGCATTTCTGCCGCACAAGCTCCGCCGCACGCCAAGCTAAGTTTCTTGAATCCGCTTCCAAGCCGGGGACGTCTACTGTCAGTGAAATATCTTTTGCCTCTTGCAAAATGATTTCATCCGCCAAACTAACACTCTGCATAACCATAGATACTTCATGATACCCGTCCGGACGCTTGCCCAGCACATCAAGAGAAAGATTAATCTTGGCGTTTCCTTGAAGAACTACCGTTTCACTCATGCGTTAATCTGCTTCAGCATAATTTCTTCGTCAGAGGTAATGATACTGTCAATCTCCAATAAAATGAGCAACCGCCCGTCCACCTTGCCAACGCCTTGTATGTATTTCGCGTCCAACACAAAGGATGGCGGCGGCGGTTCAATGTCCGATTGCGACAGCCGAATCACCTCAGCTACCGCATCAACAATCACGCCAATAGTCTGTCCAGATACTTCCACGATAATAATACGAGTATCGTCGTTATAGGCTCCTGCTTCTAGTTGGAACCGCTTGCGCATGTCCAAAACAGGAATAATGCGTCCTCGTAAATTAATGATTCCTTCCACAAAGGAAGGAGTCTGCGGCATTTTGGTAATCGGCACTAAACGATTGATCTCTTGCACTTTGGTAATGGGTAAAGCATATTCCTCATTGGCCAAACGGAAGATCACCATCTGCAGTTCATCGAGCTTCAGTTCTTGATTAGCTTGCACTTCTTCCATTTCACAGCCCTCCTGTCTTTTGTTCTTTACAGAAACATCCACTATACGCTTTATTATAGGTGATTCTACAGCTAAATTCAAAGAAATCTATATGCCACATCATGGAAATTCGCCATTTCCTTCGTTTTTCCTGCCAACAAAAAAGCACGCTGCATAGAAATGCAGCGTGCTTTTTGTTGTCATAATTTCTCTTCGGTACGTTTCTGAGCGAATAGACCATTAGCAATAGCAGCAAATTCATCTAATGAAAGAGTCTCGCCTCGCCGCATAGCATCGATACCGGCTTTTGCCAATACCAATTGAAGCTGTTCCTGAGGAAATCCTCCGGCCTTTAGGGCATTGGCCAAGGTTTTTCTCCTTTGGCCAAAGGCCGCTTTTACTACGCGGAAAAATAAGGCTTCATCCTCTACTTCGACAGCCGGTTTTTCCCGACGTTCGCAACAGATGACTGCCGAGTCTACAGCCGGTGCGGGAATAAAAGACCTGGGCGGTACTATCATCAGCACATGCGGTTTGGTATAATACTGCACCGCCACCGACAACGCACCATAGGCCTTGCTCCCCGGTTCGGCCGCCATGCGTTCGGCCACTTCTTTTTGCACCATTGTCACCATGTAGTCGATGGGAAGGCGCGCTTCCAGCAACTCCATGATGATGGGCGTTGTGATGTAGTAGGGAAGATTGGCTACTACCTTAAACGGGCCGCAGCCTACTTCTTGTAGAATATCGATTTTAAGAATATCTCCATGCACAATCCGGACGTTTTCATACCCTTCCAGGGTATGGGCCAAGACGTCCAACAAATGCCGGTCCAATTCTACGGCAACTACCTTAGCGCCTGTCTCGGCTAAGCCTTGCGTCAAGGTGCCGATTCCAGGGCCAATTTCTAATACTACATCTTGTTCTTGAATGCCTGCAGCTTTGACGATACCAGCCACCACTGAGGGATCCACCAAAAAGTTTTGTCCAAGTTTCTTACTCATACGAATGCCAAAGCGTTTCAGAATATGCAAAGTCACATCTTTATTCGCAATGACAGGCTTCAGGTTCAACAAGATTTAGGCTCCTCCCCGGCTGCCACAGCAGCCCAGAACTCTTCCACCGTAATGCCATAATGATTCAAGCGATAAAAAAAGGTTTTTGCATTAGCATAACCAATGCCCAACGCTGCACCCAATAAGGCGCGTCGCTTCGCCGCCTCCGGATGAGCCGTCAGCCCTGCTTGCAGCATATCGCTCCAAACAAAAGGCTCTTCCGGCTGCCACTGTTCCACACGAA
The nucleotide sequence above comes from uncultured Anaeromusa sp.. Encoded proteins:
- a CDS encoding ribose-phosphate pyrophosphokinase; amino-acid sequence: MVLQGSEDICLFAGNSHPELAHEMASYMGIKVGDAFVGHFNNGETQVMIDQSVRGKSVFIVQPTCGPNINDHVMELLIMVDAVKRASARSVTAVVPYYAYARQDRKTRGREPISAKLMANLLTTAGVDRIITMDLHAGQIQGFFDIPLDHLPGVPILADYLKTKNLQDLVVVSPDLGGVTRARQLADRLHAPIAIIEKRRPMPGVAEVMNLIGNIDGKNAVMVDDIVDTAGSLTEGSRALQRLGAKSVLACCTHAVLSPPAVQRIKDSNIEELIITNTIPLPPEKKLDKIKVLSVAPMFGEAMIRIYKQLSVSSLFD
- the glmU gene encoding bifunctional UDP-N-acetylglucosamine diphosphorylase/glucosamine-1-phosphate N-acetyltransferase GlmU, producing the protein MGELVAVILAAGKGTRMKSALPKVLHEVGGKPMVQHVLDAARKAGCSRSVAIIGFGSEKVQTLLAGQAETVLQEEQLGTGHAVLQAQGILEGHRGSVLVLCGDTPLVTEETLQQLCEAHASAGAAATVLTAVMPDPTGYGRVIRNAAGDVVKIVEQKDANADELAVNEINTGMYCFDSTSLFQALQQVNCQNQQGEYYLTDVIGILGGQGKRVWAYSTEDHEATLGINSRQQLAQAEKILRRRKVNELMVAGVTVMDPDSTFVDADVSVGADTVLYPFTWLEGKTIIGGNCTIGPNTRLTDVQVGEGSTVHFTYAHECVLAEGVTVGPYVHLRPHTKLQAGVKVGNFVEVKNSVVGPGSKLPHLSYIGDTDMGGGVNIGCGTITVNYDGKKKHRTTIEDEAFVGCNSNLVAPVTVGAGAYVAAGSTITKDIPASALGVARARQANIDGWAAKRK
- the purR gene encoding pur operon repressor yields the protein MEKVRRIERVVALTKLLVDMPSRLFPLSYFSERFGTAKSTLSEDMVTIKQALQQFGLGTLETVAGAAGGVRFLPRREGEREQAVLQELAFRLKEPERIIAGGFLYMTDLLFQPALMAQIGEVFMTRLAHLRPDYIMTVETKGIPLAFMTARAFDLPLVIVRQGSKVTEGPSVSINYVSGSTRRIQTMSLPKRALPVGARVLLIDDFMKAGGTAKGMADLAMEVGAEVVGTGVLIATAEPQRKLVEGYTSLLMLHEVDEWSKKIDIRPIE
- a CDS encoding GntR family transcriptional regulator is translated as MERRLLPVKLDSYQPLREVVCETLREAIISGVLRPGERLMEIQLAEELGVSRTPVREAIRKLELEGFVIMIPRRGTYVADLSIKDINEVFEVRSALDSLANGLAAERITEEELEQMERLLVQIGACVDNGNMEKIVELDGQFHDILYRASRNDRLVGIINNLREQLTRFRTISMAYPGRLKKTIEEHTQLVEAIAARDVDLAQQLAVEHMANSEQTLLQDINERRQQQNKER
- the ispE gene encoding 4-(cytidine 5'-diphospho)-2-C-methyl-D-erythritol kinase, with the translated sequence MSETVVLQGNAKINLSLDVLGKRPDGYHEVSMVMQSVSLADEIILQEAKDISLTVDVPGLEADSRNLAWRAAELVRQKCAIAKGVAITLKKKIPLAAGLAGGSADAAAVLRGVNKLWQAGLTQQELLELGAQLGSDVPFCLLGGTRLATGRGTELEELPAMPVCGVVLAKLPMAVSTAWVYGHFAAARVKQRPDLLGLKTALQKGSLEGIASRLCNVLESVTISEHPEIQKLKDDMLRQGAKASLMSGSGPTVFALTENEEAAGDVAERLRSSWGDRVSIFTAKTVRKVDGE
- a CDS encoding chemotaxis protein CheW, coding for MEEVQANQELKLDELQMVIFRLANEEYALPITKVQEINRLVPITKMPQTPSFVEGIINLRGRIIPVLDMRKRFQLEAGAYNDDTRIIIVEVSGQTIGVIVDAVAEVIRLSQSDIEPPPPSFVLDAKYIQGVGKVDGRLLILLEIDSIITSDEEIMLKQINA
- the rsmA gene encoding 16S rRNA (adenine(1518)-N(6)/adenine(1519)-N(6))-dimethyltransferase RsmA, with protein sequence MLNLKPVIANKDVTLHILKRFGIRMSKKLGQNFLVDPSVVAGIVKAAGIQEQDVVLEIGPGIGTLTQGLAETGAKVVAVELDRHLLDVLAHTLEGYENVRIVHGDILKIDILQEVGCGPFKVVANLPYYITTPIIMELLEARLPIDYMVTMVQKEVAERMAAEPGSKAYGALSVAVQYYTKPHVLMIVPPRSFIPAPAVDSAVICCERREKPAVEVEDEALFFRVVKAAFGQRRKTLANALKAGGFPQEQLQLVLAKAGIDAMRRGETLSLDEFAAIANGLFAQKRTEEKL